A segment of the Carya illinoinensis cultivar Pawnee chromosome 1, C.illinoinensisPawnee_v1, whole genome shotgun sequence genome:
attcatattcaaaatttaaattagcactgttttcaataaaatctactttttgatcaatcacattaaattaatacatatattagtgCGTAATTGTatttgcaactaaatttttccttaacataaatattaataatcagATCTTAGATTTTCTATGattcataataataaaataatgataaataaacaCGTACATTTCTCCGtcagtttgatgaagaaatTGATTTGATTATGAGAAAAGGATCATCCTAACAATTTTGCCTCATAAGTGTCTCCCGATAGCTAAAGGTACTCTAACGTTGTAGGTGAGAGCCATTTAATCTCTcagtactatttatagatttatggaccatcaagaaatctcagACTTTATTTTCAAGAAATTGGTTTTGCTTCAGATTATGATTTGCTCAAAGATTCGGCTTCAAATCTAATCTAACCAAGCAGCAGATCTAAGACACTAAACCAATCTCAAGCCTGGAGTGATTTTCGACTACTTTAAAAGAGAATCAACGGATCATCAAACCAACAGAAATGtgagattttgagaaagaaaaatagctAAAATCTATTTCTAGTTCTTCCTTAGCAGAAGATTTGAAGACTATCTAGATTTGTACTATGTCTTCCTCTGTAAATTTATCAACGTGGCTTGCCCAGATTTGTAaagttttcttcaaaaaaagtCCTTTGTATTCTGATTTCAGCCTAGATCTTCTTCTTAAGGATATCAACTAATTGGAGTTGATCCTTCCTGTTATTGACGAGGAAACTTGTTGTGTGCTATCTCAAAAAACTGTGCAACCTAGTGCTTGGGAACTCAAATTTGTTGGTTTGGTTGTCTTTTTTCGATTTTATAAAGACCAAACTCGTTGGTTTGGTTGTTCTTTTTTCGATTTTATGGagtctgtgttttttttttttaaataaatcaacTGCTATCGTGGCATAATATATTAGGAGATTGCCTTGCGGTTGCATCTCATGACTGTTCAtagaagattttatttttttggtggaTATGATTATATTGGTTGAGGGTTTGTTTAAGAGAAAATGATAGAATTACGATTAAATAAGCCCATTAAATgtgtctattttatattttttatttgttaataattaaagaagtgattattgatcattttttattttttaataattaaaaatattaaaaaaaaattatttatactgGTATGTATATTTCATGTACACATTTGATAGTCACCCTAAAATTGTCCttatttaaatttgttttcgccaaattacttcatttttattcaatttacaAGGATTATTAAAGGGTTCTCGcctgttttcttttatatacatAATTTAATGGACATCATCTTTTAGaatttctattcattttttctgtacataaataattatttcttaagaattatttattatgttactataattttaataaaaaattgaaaaatcaatatttattttttagaaaatcaaCATTACCGCCATTGAGCGTGTTAAAGATGAGACgtacaaataatttattttcttctttaaggGAATCCCATGACCTAAAAAAGAATGAACATAAGCACAtttaatcaaaacaaaaaagaaaccgACGTGACCTCAAAAACGTAAAGATTGtgactttaatattattaaattttgaaaaatactaaaagtactaatactattaaatttACTACAAGTTTCTTTTATGGTACAATCATTCATAAAGATTATCAAACCGTGCTGCACAAGTTTTGTAATTCCAATTTGGGAGAAACTATTGGTTTTATTCTTTCCATTTGTGCAACTAACACCCAAATTTGATGATTCCAAAAAACAAAGATATGAAGTTTGTTcatagaattatttttaaaacgaAAAAGATTAGGATAAACTTTAAATGTATGATGAGAGTGATATCATAGATATTAACTCTCTCATAAATATCTgttttttgataataacaaatataaaaagattgagaaatttttatacaatcatCACGGCAATAAGAAAACAATATgctgaaaataagataaatatatgtattataaagtaaattataaTAAGATTCTAAACGTGACATGGAAATTACACATTACagaagaatattttaaaattggacaatgtaaatatattaaactcaagagaggtgtatttaaaaaaaaaaaaaactcaagagAGGTGGTGTGACCGTGTGAGAAAACATATTCTATGAATCTATGGTCCAGTAGTAATCATACGTAAAGGCTCAAAAataggaaaattcttcttgtcatcctcacacttcacacactatatttattttatttatttttttcattttttctataataaatatgtagtgtgtggatgataaataaaataatttaattagtttaataagaataaaatgaaaaaaaataaaaaataatattttaatgtataaagtgtgtggtgtaggataTTGTGTAGTATTTACagtttttggtaccgtaccgtaccggccggtacggtcgATATATTCCGTACCGGTCACCAGGCCGGTACAGGTAAGGTACCTGTTTCATACCAGGTGaaataccggccgtaccggcttgtatttcggcctgtaccggtCGGTATTTCGGTATTTCGgccttcatgttttttttttttcatttttttaagttataatcttatttttttaccccaattcatattagactatttataatttatatatacatatgtattcatgtataatttattcatatatagattattattttgaaatataatttatatatatatttatatatataatttatttatatatcgactattccgaaacggtaccggtaccgaaatatttcgttccagtaccTTGACTGGTACGCCATCCGGTacgatattcaaaacattggtagCATTACTCTCAAAAATATATTCGAACTATCATAGGGCCCAATGGCGTGGCCCATTTGGTTATAGGCCTAGCGTATAACTCTTGTTTTTATCCTGAAAGCAGATTTAAGAAATCAATCggaagaatttataaaaataaaacaaaagtttTATGTGtaatcacttttacatatttttttgtacattttatTAACGTGattagttgtatattaaaaaaaattaatataactaatcacatcagtagaatacacagaaaatatataaaagtgactatatatagcattactcaaaataaaaagaaatcaattAGGAGGATTAAGGTGGAATTCAAGCTTCACGTCTGGAAAGAAATATGGAGTCCTTTTCTCGAAAGATTATTTGAGCTGATTTGAGTTAAGTtaagctaaaaattaaataaaatatttttataatattattttttaatattattattattttgatatttgaaaaaattgaattgtttattatattttgtgtagaaatttaaaaaaaattgtaatgattaaatgagacgaattgagataagttgaaGTGAGTAGAGGGTCCAAACTAGAAGTTCAATCATCAAAATAACGAACGAAAGAATGAAATATggatagagaaataatatttgcaatcGTGGTTGTATAAGTGCCGCACAGTCTGTTTGAAAAAAGTAATttaatatgggacccatatgaaaaaaaactaactttttaatcgtggatctcactctttttcaaagtgattgcacGGCATTTACATACTCCACGACTGtacatagcattactcatatggATAACACTCAAAGTGGTCTCTTCAATTTCTGGGatttttaacaagaaaaatgcttATTGCAAATGCttgatgcagtcggcgtgcaaaCGCATATCCACGTCAGATGTTTTTTAccatttcatttttccttcCCCCTCACTTCATTTGTTAGTTCCCTCTCACTCCTTGAAAACCATAAAGGCTATGGAACTATAGGAGACACTGAAGGAGACAATCCCAGTCTACAAGAGGCTCTCTCCGTTTACTTCTTTACAATTATTGCTCTTCTTCACTGAATACTATGTGCATGATATCGGGTCTGTTTGGGTGTTCCGACCATCATCCGAGGCCTAGGGAGTCGGGAGTAGGGAGTATGAGCAGCCATCACAGCCTCCACCGCTTTCGTTGCAACTTGGAGAGATCTCCAAGAATGAGCTCAAGTAGTACGATGGATCTGACCCCCCAGAAGCCTTTGCCCATGGTCATCACGGGCCAAATCTACAATGTGTCGCCAAAAATATCCGGTCTAGGTCCATTTGAATGTGAGGTTTTGTAAGATTGGAAATTCAGAAAATACATATGTTATTATTGAGGAAACCCTTGTTGAGGCTAATGTTGCAAAAAGTAATGGTTGGGTAAATCAATTGCTACTATTGCAAACTTAGTAACCATTTATAATGGAGAAGTTGAAGTAGAGTAATATGTGGTGCTAATATTTCATGGAATCACGTTTGAATCAAGTTTAAGATTgcaatcaaaaatatatttattcagAATGGACTTGTTTGAAGTCTGGATTATCAAATAATGTATGGATAATGCTAATTTCAAATGATTCAAAACTGCAACTTATTCTATCAATATAACTCTGCAAGGTCTTTATCATTCATTTCgttcttttttgctttttggCCTTGTCTAGACGCTCGGTTTAAGTGTTTTgacttatttcttcttctttcgggtgttttatcttcttttttttttttttttttaaccgacATGGCGTCAGTGACTCTCCATCGCTTACATGAGGAGACTATACATAGAAGTTCTGTTTTAACCATACTTCACTTTTCTCATACTCTCTtcactctttgttttcttttcccaCAACTTTCAAATATCCTTCAAAATTACCaacaattcaattttaaattatcCAACCGGTGACCAACTGGTAGTTCGGTGGGTAGGGGCCgccattattatttcttttctcgTGTTTAGGATTCTTTaacttttttgaaaatatattattataattttgtaattatgatttctttttttaagtaagaaaaataagattTCTATGTAATAATCTTAATTAgtgtcacatttttttttttttttgaggtggGGTCTTACATGGGTTGGGGCCTCAGGCAATGCCATACCATTGAGCCGGCCTGCTTGGGTGCTGCAAGAATGCCACACAGCGTATATTCTCTCAACCAGTAGTTATCCATAGTTTTTGCTAGTACGCAATATTAGAAGTGAAGGACCTTAGTTCCTTAGTTCCATTCCgtccaaaaatataatataaacaacgtCAAAAGTGTAGGACCTACGTTTCTTTATCAGAAATTCATTCAATCTcaactaaaacagaaaaattaaaacaaaccaGAGCGAAATGCTCCTACAAGATAAAAAGCAGAAAACTTTTGAGCCATGACAACTTCGCTAGAACTCTAGCTACGGCAGACTTCGTATCCATTACAGTCGTCTCTTTTGTTGAGGGGAGCTACCCAATAACTTATTTGTTATCGCAACGTTTTGCAATTATCGGATTGCAGATTAACTCAAGCTCCGTAAGCTTGTCTTCAAACTCAGCTGCCTCTGAAAATTGGATGTCATCTAACCACCGAATCACCTCGTCTATAGCAGCTTCAATCTTCTCCATACCAGCAGCGGCGAGCGTGGCACAAATCTCCTTATCATTAATAGTGTTCCTTATGCTGTAGACATAGTTCTCCAAAGCTGCCTTTGCCAAAGCCCTCCCTCTACGCTCATCATCTTCAACCCTGTATTTCTCTGCATCCATGACCATCCTATTAATCTCTTCCTTGCAAAGTCTTGCCTTGTGATTGGTGATAGTGATGCTGCAACTCACGCCGGTGCTCTGTTCCACAGCAGAAACGTTCAAGGTACTGTTGGCATCGATATCAAAACATACTTTGAGCTTAGCAACTCCCTTAGGTGCTGCAGGGATACCCTGAAGTTCAAATTCTCCCAACCAGTGATTATCCTCGGCTTTCGCTCTCTCACCCTCGTAAACCGAAATCAAAGCAGAAGTTTGGTCGTCGTGGCAGGTTGTATAGCCTTTTTCCATCTTGATGGGAATGGTGGTATTCCTTGGAATCACAACAGACATAAGACGTTCTTCATCAACATGTATCCCCAAGGAAAGGGGGGTCACATCCAAGAGCACAACGTTTTGTACTTTTTCATTACCCATACCAGTCAAGTTCGCAGCTTGAACAGAGGCTCCATATGCCACAGCTTCATCCGGGTTAATGCTCCTATTAAGCTCCTTCCCATCAAAGAAGTCCTGCAATAGCTGCTGAACCTTGGGAATTCTAGTAGAGCCACCGGTAAGAACGACATCATGCACACTTTTCTTGTCCATCTCAGCATCAGTCAAACACTTCTCCACAAGCTCTATCGAATTCCTGAATAAATCCATGTTGAGTTCTGCAAATTTTGCACGGGTAATATTTGAGCTGAAATCAATACCATCATGCAAAGAATCAATTTCAACGGTAGTCTCAATTGCAGAAGAGAGAATCCTCTTTGCTCTCTCACAAGCAGTTCTCAACCTTCTTAGAGCTCTGGCGTTTCCGCTTATGTCCTTCTTGTGCCACCTTTTAAATGTCTGAACAAAGTGGTTAACCATTCGGTTGTCGAAGTCCTCACCTCCAAGGTGTGTGTCTCCAGCAACCGCCTTCACTTCAAAACTACTCTCCTCAACGGTAAGAAGTGAGATATCTGCAGTACCACCACCCAGATCAAAGATCAATACATTTCTCTTGCCAATTCTACCCACCTTGTCAAGACCGTAAGCAATTGCAGCGGCGGTTGGTTCATTGAGGATCCGAATAACATTGAGGCCCGCAATGCCTCCGGCATCCATTGTGGCCTTACGCTGAGCGTCATTGAAGTAAGCCGGGACGGTAACAACTGCATTTTTCACCGTCTTGCCCAGATAGGCCTCAGCAATCTCTCGCATCTTTTTAAGGACCATCGATGAGATTTCCTCCGCAGAAAATTGTTTATCTTCACCCTTATAACTTACCACGATCATAGGCTTGTCTTTAGAACCTTCAATGACCTTGAATGGCCAAAGATTGATATCATTCTGAACCAACGGATCACTGAATCTCCTTCCAATCAACCGCTTTGCATCTGCAAAACACTAGAGGGTAAGATGCAGCAAATATAAATATCAAACtcttctaaattttttattggcatggtttcctcttttttttttttttttttacctttttgtcTGTACTGGTAAATTAGTTATCACTGCATTAGCGAGAGGGaattaagttttgaaaagaagcattttttaatagttgtaGGTCCAAATCCAATAAACATCTAATAAATAcacgaaggaaaaaaaaatgaaaacacaaTTGACAAATATTAAGTTGTTCACAAAATTGATGGATTTTcacattaaaattttgaaaataagtaaTGCTGATAATCTAAGTTTAAAACGCTAAATTTGAAGATGATTAAAATAAAGACTAGTTCTTCAAGTGATCAGAGAGACGCAACAcatttagataataaaaaaactataacCATACCAAGAATTATGAGAAAAACTCACAATATTCGTATAATATGGTAGATGcactttaataataaaaataattttaaaatataccgTACCACCTGAAGCCAAGTCTTAACCATGGCCTCGATATAGATTTGCGTGCTCTCTTACTTTTTATTATCAGTACTGTTGTTGCATCTTAAAAATAGACTATGGAGAATTAAGTACTGATCatcaagattttttattttaaatataaaatttttattttattattataatttttttaaatttttatataaaatataataaataatttaatattttttaatttttttaaattctaaaataataataatattaaaatataatattttaatatttaatcttaaaatttaaaattctcaaaattggcCAAGCAAACCTAatgtaaccaaaaaaaaaaaataaaaaagaagaatgaaaaaaatgattctGAAAAATTACCAAAGACAGAGTTAGTTGGGTTCCTGGCGACTTGGTTCTTGGCGGCATCACCGACCAAGCGCTCTTTTTCGGTGAATGCAACATAAGACGGTGTTGTTCTACTTCCCTGATCATTAACTATTATCTCTACTCGATCATGTTGCCACACTCCCACACAAGAGTATGTCGTCCCGAGATCGATCCCTATTGCTGGGCCCTCCTTCCATTCTTCGGCCATTGTTGTCGATTTCCAGAGTGATCACAGTATTGAAGCAAGTCTATATGTCTCTCGGAGACGATGGtccttttatataatttgtttccTTGCCCACGAAGTAGACGGCATTTGTAAAAGTTGCTTTTTCTCTGATGTTTGCGCACAGgtcaatggaaaagaaaaagcgAAAGggaatcttctttttcttttttttttctttttttttaggggggGGGAAAGATCACATTGGTCGAGggtttgtttaaatttttaattacttcacttttattcaatttatagggATTATTAAAAGTTTCTCGcctgtttttactttttacataagtaATTTAATAGTCATCATCttttataatttctaattttctattttttttaagctacatcataaatattttaaatttatttttgtttaatttctcaCTGATATGATTGCATCTTTAAATAAGATACTGGCTTGtatgtaaaatttatatttatttcttcacttttaaatttatataaatttcttattgttgtaattatatacttaaataaaatgctGACTTGtatgtaaaatttatatttatttattttatttctatcatttGAACATACGTACGCACGTTACCCTTACTATATATacgtatatctatatatataaaattagcatGTATATTTTGCCTCCACTAGACAAATGTCACTTGGACGTTTCATTtctactagttatttattatgtgatattctataatattaaaaatgtcaaaacactaatattttttttaaaaaaattcaaccttCTACTTCAATTATATGTTGAGtgtgttaaaaaagaatttacaaataacctttttctttttttaaataatgacatgtccttaaaaaaaataaaaatatgcgcgcatttaatcaaaacaaaaaacaaaaagatatgGTCAAGAGCATGTGAGTCAGATGGCATGAGACCCAGTCTCTATAAGAGAGGTCCTGAGTTTGATTCCCCTTCCCATATtctctaatattaaaaaaaaaaaaaagacatgacCTCAAAAGAATGAAGATTGtgactttaatattattaaattttggaaaatgctaaaagtaataatactattaactttgctacaattttcttttatcGCACAATCATTGATAAAGACTATCAAATCGTGCTGCACAAGTTTTGTAATTCCAATTTGTGAGAAACAATTGGTTTTATTGCTATTCCTTCGTGTAATATTATTGATATTGGATTGGTAATTCCAATCTTTAAAATCTGactaatctatattttttttataactaatcattcaaaatttaaaatttatattaaattagctATCGcactctctataataataaaatattattattttatatattgttagattgtgaaaatgaaaatgaatataatTGTTTGAAGTTATTGaagatatgaaaataaaataaaaaaataattaaaaaatataaatgaaaatctcatatGTACAATCCCACACTACCAAAACTGATTATGGTATCCAACACAAATATACTTACACACAAATCCAACACAAATAACAGTCACAATTGTTGGATTGTCCGCTAAACACTGCCTGCTATATCCAACGGACCGGGGAGGTCGAGGCAGAAAATATGATCAAGTATATGCTTTGCAGAAGTAATAGGAAAAGAATTGTGAGACTTCAAACATCACTACAATAATTTCAACTGCAACCTGCCATGAATGCTTGGAGATTTTCTGCAATTTCCTTACATTTACTTGGAAAACAATAGACCATAATGCAACTTCAAGCCAAATTCCTGCTGGAGTATAAAGCTCAGGAAATCCACCCACTTCTCATATATCACTCTTCCATTAAAATATTTCACACCTGGTTTCGTGATAACTTCAGAGTAGCTCTCTAACAATGGGTCATTCAACGCGATGCTATGCAAGAAACAgaccaaattt
Coding sequences within it:
- the LOC122290931 gene encoding heat shock cognate 70 kDa protein-like; its protein translation is MAEEWKEGPAIGIDLGTTYSCVGVWQHDRVEIIVNDQGSRTTPSYVAFTEKERLVGDAAKNQVARNPTNSVFDAKRLIGRRFSDPLVQNDINLWPFKVIEGSKDKPMIVVSYKGEDKQFSAEEISSMVLKKMREIAEAYLGKTVKNAVVTVPAYFNDAQRKATMDAGGIAGLNVIRILNEPTAAAIAYGLDKVGRIGKRNVLIFDLGGGTADISLLTVEESSFEVKAVAGDTHLGGEDFDNRMVNHFVQTFKRWHKKDISGNARALRRLRTACERAKRILSSAIETTVEIDSLHDGIDFSSNITRAKFAELNMDLFRNSIELVEKCLTDAEMDKKSVHDVVLTGGSTRIPKVQQLLQDFFDGKELNRSINPDEAVAYGASVQAANLTGMGNEKVQNVVLLDVTPLSLGIHVDEERLMSVVIPRNTTIPIKMEKGYTTCHDDQTSALISVYEGERAKAEDNHWLGEFELQGIPAAPKGVAKLKVCFDIDANSTLNVSAVEQSTGVSCSITITNHKARLCKEEINRMVMDAEKYRVEDDERRGRALAKAALENYVYSIRNTINDKEICATLAAAGMEKIEAAIDEVIRWLDDIQFSEAAEFEDKLTELELICNPIIAKRCDNK